The Georgenia faecalis genome includes a window with the following:
- the dnaJ gene encoding molecular chaperone DnaJ, with protein sequence MNDYYEILGVSRQASQDEIKKAYRKLARKLHPDVAGADSDEAFKEVSRAYEVLSNPEKRQMYDLGGESALGGGGGAGGNFGFSDIFETFFGAAAGAQASRGPVPRGRRGQDALIPLVLELHEAAFGVEREIQVDTAVLCGTCHGECTRPGTSPRTCEVCGGRGSVQRVARSFLGQVMTTSPCSACGGHGTTIPDPCPECSGEGRVRTRRSIPVNVPAGVDSGTRIKLPGAGEVGPGGGPAGDLYVEIRVAEHPVFARRGDDLHARVEIPMTAAALGTVLDLETLDGAREVTLAPGTQPEQVITLRGLGVGHLHSPGRGDLLVHVDVEVPTRLDDRQRELLTELAELRGEERPTPQLTPTSSGMFSRLRDKFAGR encoded by the coding sequence CGCAAGCTTGCGCGCAAGCTGCACCCGGACGTCGCCGGCGCGGACTCGGACGAGGCCTTCAAGGAGGTCTCGCGCGCCTACGAGGTGCTCTCCAACCCCGAGAAGCGCCAGATGTACGACCTCGGCGGCGAGTCGGCGCTGGGCGGCGGCGGCGGCGCCGGGGGCAACTTCGGCTTCTCCGACATCTTCGAGACGTTCTTCGGCGCGGCGGCCGGCGCGCAGGCCTCCCGGGGGCCCGTCCCGCGCGGGCGCCGCGGTCAGGACGCGCTCATCCCGCTCGTGCTCGAGCTCCACGAGGCCGCCTTCGGCGTCGAGCGGGAGATCCAGGTGGACACCGCGGTGCTCTGCGGCACCTGCCACGGCGAGTGCACCCGCCCGGGCACCTCCCCGCGCACCTGCGAGGTCTGCGGCGGGCGCGGCTCGGTCCAGCGCGTCGCCCGCTCCTTCCTCGGCCAGGTGATGACCACCTCCCCGTGCTCGGCGTGCGGCGGCCACGGCACGACCATCCCCGACCCGTGCCCCGAGTGCTCCGGCGAGGGCCGGGTGCGCACGCGGCGCTCCATCCCCGTCAACGTGCCCGCCGGTGTCGACAGCGGCACCCGGATCAAGCTTCCCGGCGCCGGCGAGGTCGGCCCCGGCGGCGGCCCGGCCGGCGACCTCTACGTCGAGATCCGCGTCGCCGAGCACCCCGTGTTCGCCCGCCGCGGGGACGACCTCCACGCCCGCGTCGAGATCCCCATGACGGCGGCGGCCCTCGGCACGGTCCTCGACCTGGAGACGCTCGACGGCGCCCGCGAGGTCACCCTCGCCCCCGGCACGCAGCCCGAGCAGGTCATCACCCTGCGCGGTCTCGGCGTCGGTCACCTCCACTCCCCGGGCCGCGGTGACCTGCTCGTCCACGTCGACGTCGAGGTCCCCACCCGCCTCGACGACCGCCAGCGCGAGCTGCTCACCGAGCTCGCCGAGCTCCGCGGGGAGGAGCGCCCCACGCCGCAGCTCACGCCGACGTCGTCGGGCATGTTCTCGCGGCTGCGGGACAAGTTCGCCGGGCGATGA
- a CDS encoding 16S rRNA (uracil(1498)-N(3))-methyltransferase, with product MSAPVFLAAAAELAGARPHATVTVRGDEARHAVSVRRIRAGEVVELVDGAGTRVRGTVAHAAPDALSVAVDDVTHEPAPDVALVLVQALAKGGRDEQAVETATEAGVDAVVPWQSERCISVWAGAKAARGRERWAAVARAAAKQSRRAWVPPVRDLVVGRALVAATQATVAAGGAVLVLHEEATTPLAAATLPAGPPSAPPAGPATPSSPAGPPTPPVAPPATPEVLVVVGPEGGLTDGEVEALVGAGGQAVRLGPHVVRTSTAGPLAVASLAQRLGRWG from the coding sequence ATGAGCGCCCCCGTCTTCCTCGCCGCCGCGGCGGAGCTCGCCGGCGCCCGGCCCCACGCCACGGTCACGGTGCGCGGGGACGAGGCGCGCCACGCGGTGAGCGTGCGCCGGATCCGGGCGGGCGAGGTCGTCGAGCTCGTCGACGGTGCCGGCACGCGGGTGCGGGGCACGGTGGCGCACGCCGCCCCCGACGCGCTCAGCGTCGCCGTCGACGACGTCACCCACGAGCCGGCGCCCGACGTCGCCCTCGTCCTCGTCCAGGCCCTCGCCAAGGGCGGCCGCGACGAGCAGGCGGTGGAGACCGCCACGGAGGCGGGCGTCGACGCCGTCGTGCCCTGGCAGTCCGAGCGCTGCATCTCCGTGTGGGCCGGGGCAAAGGCCGCCCGCGGGCGCGAGCGCTGGGCCGCCGTCGCCCGCGCCGCCGCCAAGCAGTCCCGCCGGGCCTGGGTGCCGCCGGTGCGCGATCTCGTCGTCGGGCGCGCGCTCGTCGCGGCGACCCAGGCCACCGTGGCCGCCGGGGGTGCCGTCCTCGTCCTCCACGAGGAGGCGACCACCCCGCTCGCGGCGGCGACGCTCCCCGCCGGCCCCCCCTCGGCGCCGCCCGCAGGCCCGGCGACGCCCTCGTCGCCCGCCGGACCCCCGACGCCCCCCGTGGCACCGCCCGCGACGCCCGAGGTCCTCGTCGTCGTCGGGCCGGAGGGCGGCCTCACCGACGGCGAGGTCGAGGCGCTCGTCGGCGCCGGCGGCCAGGCGGTCCGCCTCGGGCCGCACGTCGTGCGCACCTCGACGGCCGGACCGCTCGCCGTCGCCTCCCTCGCCCAGCGGCTCGGCCGCTGGGGCTGA